CTTGTCAACGTGGTTGCGCGAAGTAGCAGGGCAGCGCCGCGTCTATGGCAGATCGTGGGGAGCACTGGTGCGCCATGCCACGCTTGGTCGCATTTGGCGGGGAATCTTCCCGTATCCTAAACGCGGGTCGGATATGTCGCCGTGGCTTAGCCTTCTGAATCCCGATTTGCGCGCGCGAACGGGAATCGACGAATTGACGCGAGCCCACCTTGCTTCATGGAACACGCCGCCAAGAAACCCGCGTCGCCGCTTGCATCGTATCCTTACGGAAGTCGCGACTCAACAGACGGGCGCCGCGCCGTCGGTCGTAGGCTCGACTCGCGCGCGCCGGCGGAGCGGAGCTCCGATGTTGGACTTCCGATTCAACGAATTTTGCCTGTCGCTTCCCTTCGAGCAGCAAATCCGGGACGGCTGGGACCGCCGGCTCCTGCGCGAGAGCATGCGCGGTCAGCTACCCGACACCGTGCGCCTCCGCGTGAGTCGCGGTCAGCCTCAACCGGATTTCCAATCTCACTTCGCGGCTCAGCTGCGCGAATTGCAGGATACATTCTCTAAACTGAGCGGCGATCCTGCGGTGGCCGGGCATCTCGATTGCGCCTGGATTGCACGTCAATGGCAGGACGCCGCCCTCGGCTTGTGGCAAAGGGAGCTGACTTTGGCAAACAGCGCCGCCTTGGCGCGATTTATCCGCTGGCACGCCACTTGGCGTGTGCGACCGTGCGCCACACTCGATTGCGGAGACTAAACCAAGCGGCGCGATTAACTACAATTTGTGTTGGCGGCGCTCGACATCGTCGCCCCGGCTCCACACATACCAACGAACTGCACCTCGGTGGTCATTCCTGCTCCAGTCTCCGTTTCCCCGACTCCTAAAGGCGTCACAACCGGAGCGACCCACGCGCGTTTCGCGCCGCTCGAAGAAAAAACTTTTTGATCCTTCATCGAGGAAGTCTGTCCGGTGAAATTCATGGTGCGATTTGGTGGCAGGCGAACTGCGAATGGTCAAGCGTCTTGCCAAGTGCCGGGCAATACGGTTTTCCCAAGAGCGTTGACCGCGATGCGTCTGCCACCTGCACCTGCCTTCGCCCCCCCGCCGTGAGTCAGCCGACTCCCGAGTTTGCGTTGCTTCAGGCCAGCCTGAATTATGGGCTGCGACCAAACGCCCCCCCTAAGGTCAGTTTGGACGCTGCTTCCGGGGCCCAATGCAACTGGCACCGGCTCCTTTGGTTGGCTCGTTGCCACGGACTGCTGCCCTCGCTTGGGACCATGGCGTCGCGCCCGGACAATGGATGGTCTCCGCCTGCGGACACGCTGCAGCAGTTGCAGGCGATCGGGCACTTCACCCAGCTCAGGCACTTGGCACGTGCGCGCGAAGCGTGCGTGCTCCACGACTTGCTGACGCGAGCCAGCATCCCATTTATGTTTGCGAGCGGCTGGGCATTGGCCCGGCGTTGCTACCCAGTGCCGAGCCTGCGCTCCCTCGGAATGAACACGACACTTCTGGTGCGCGCCAGCGACGCGGCTCGAGCGCGAACCGCGCTCGCTTCCCTCGGCTACTCACTCGAGGTAAGCCCTCTGGCCCTCGCCGATCGCCATCGCAGCCGGGTGATCGTCCACTCGCTGCCCGCAACCGACCGGGACTTCGAAGGGCTGATCGGTCGCGCCGAAACGATCCCGGTCGGCGGGCGAGATCTGAAAACCCTCCCGACGATCGACTGGCTGTTCCGCCTCTGCGCCAACCGCAACGGCCTTCGCTGGCTCGAACTGCGCCGCGTGGCTGATCTGCTCAGCCTCCTCAACCATCATGCGACGTGGGATTGGCCGCTGGTGCTGGCTCGAGCGGACACTGCCGGCCTTCGGTCGAGTCTGATTTTCTCGCTCGTGGCCAGCCATCGGGTCGTCGGCCAGGAACTACCACCGCAAGTCGCCAAGGAAATCGCACGCGAGCCCGCGCTCGACCGGCACGCGGCGAAACTATGCCGGCAACTTGAAGCCGGCCAGTCGATGTCGCCTGACTCGGCTGCCGCTCTGCGCCTCAATCTACGGCTCCAGCCGAACTGGGGCGATCGTTTGCGCTACGTCTGGCGGCATATCCGCAACCGATTCCGCTCCCCGCTTCCCGTCGGGAAAAACGAATCGGACGACCCGGCTTGCATCGGGCGCTTTGCTCCGACGCCGCAACGCACCGTTGACGCCATGTTGGACCTCGCCGAGACGAAAGCGGGCGACGTGGTCTACGACTTGGGCTGCGGCGACGGACGCATCGTGATTTCGGCGGCAAAGCAATTCGGCGCTCGCGGCGTGGGGATCGATTTGGATCCGCAGCGGATTCGCGAAGCCACCGCATCGGCCGCCGCGCAGCAAGTCGCGGCCACCACGTCGTTCCTCTGTGCCGACGCGATGCGGATTCCCCTGCGGGACGCCACCGTCGTCTGCCTTTATCTCCAAGGCTTCGCCTACCCTGATCTGCGCCGTAAGCTCGCGCGCGAGCTTTCCCGCGGCACACGGATCGTTTCGCACACTTTTATTTTTCCGGGCTGGCCTCCTGAAAAAACCAAGATCGTCAGCGTCAATCCGCAGACGATCTCGCAAATCTATCTCTGGCGAATCCCGTAGCCGACGATGGAGCCATCCGACCAACTCGATCCGGACGCCTTGGCTGCGTATCGTTCGCTCGCTTTCACCCTAGCCGCGAAGAACGACCGGCCCGCCGCCATCCTCGCGTTCGAAGCCTACCTCGCGCTCGCGCCCCACGACGCCGACGCGCTGGCCAATCTCGCCTACTTGCTCAAGGACGAGCGGCGGTTTGCCGAAGCGCGGGCGCTCGTGGAGCGCGCGCTGGCCTGCCACCCGCAACACGCCGAGGCCCTTATCGTCGACGGCCTGCTGCACCAGGAGGTCGGCAACCTGCCGGCGGCCATCGCCGCCTTCCATCAGGCGGTCGCCACCTCGCCGACGCACCACGCCGCCCTCGTCTACCTCGCCGCCGCTTTGCTGCTGCACAACCGCTTCGCCGAAGCGCTCGCCGCCTTCGCCGAAGCCCGCAGCCATCACCCAAACTCGGCGTTGATTCGCTATAACCAAGGGCTCGCCCAGCTCACCACCGGCGATTTCGCAGCCGGTTGGGAAAACTACGAGCAACGCGCGATCTTCGGTGCCGGCTGGGCGAACAACATTTTCCCCGCTCCGCTCTGGCAAGGCGACTACTCCCTCGAAGGCCGCACTCTGCTGATCTACTCCGAGCAAGGTTACGGCGACACGCTCCAATTCTGCCGCTACGCGCTCCTCGCCCGCGACGCCGGCGCAGACGTCATTCTCGCGGTGCAGCCCCCGCTTTGCGGGCTGCTCGGCGCGTCGATTACCGATGTGCGCGTCATGCCGATCGGCACGACGGTGCCGCCCTTCGACCTGTATTGCCCGCTCCTCAGCCTGCCCCGCGGCTTTCGCACCCGTCTCGACACCATTCCCACCCCAATTCCCTACCTGCACGCGCCGACGGCAAGGATCGCCGAGTGGCAAATCGAACTCGGTCGCGGCCCCAACATCGGCTTCGCGTGGTCCGGCAATCCTCAGCACCACCGTCATCAGTTTCGCACCGCGCCGCCCGAACTCTTCGCCACGCTCTTCGCTACGCACCACGGTCGCTTTTTCAGTCTGCAAAAAGACGCCCGGCCCGGTGAAGCCGCTGCGCTCGCCTCGTGCCCGAACGTCGTGGATCTCGGCGGTCGCCTGTCCGACTTCACCGAAACGGCCGCCATCGTCACCGCACTCGATCTCGTGATCACCGTCGACACTGCCATCGCCCACTTGGCCGGTGCGCTCGGCAAACGCGTGTGGATTCTCCTCCCCTTCGCCGCCGACTGGCGCTGGCTCGCTGACCGCACCGACAGCCCGTGGTATCCGACCGTCCGGCTATTCCGTCAACCCGCGCCGGGCGCGTGGGCGCCGGTCTTCGCCGAGGTTCGGCGCGCGCTCGCCGAGTTCGCCTCGCCGTCCGATCACCCCACTTCGATCGGAGAACAGTGACGCCGCGCGGTGCGGTTGTTTCCCCGCGCTCCTTCGTCTCAGCGTGCACCCGTCGGCGGCGACACGCTGCCGCCGACTTTCTCGATCAACTTGCCCAGGCAATCCTCGCCGCGATTCGGCGACCAGACGCGACGTCCCTCGATGTAGATCGCCGGCACGCCGCCGATGTCGGCGCGCTTTGCCTGTTCGCGCGCTGCCAGCACTTGCGGACGCACCGCCTCGAGCCGCGCCGCCAGATCGGACGCATCCAGGCCCAGTCTGCGGAAAATTGCCGCAATCTGCTCCACACTCGCCCCGTTGCCGGAGCCGTCCTTCGGCCGGTCGAACATCGCCTGCCACAACTCGAAATACTTCCCCGATCCCTCCGCGAGCTGCAACGCCGCGACCTGCAATACGGACGCGTCCCACAGGACCCGCGGCCGGATCGTGAAACGCGCGCGGTCCTTGAACCGCTCCA
This window of the Candidatus Didemnitutus sp. genome carries:
- a CDS encoding nucleotidyltransferase family protein, which encodes MSQPTPEFALLQASLNYGLRPNAPPKVSLDAASGAQCNWHRLLWLARCHGLLPSLGTMASRPDNGWSPPADTLQQLQAIGHFTQLRHLARAREACVLHDLLTRASIPFMFASGWALARRCYPVPSLRSLGMNTTLLVRASDAARARTALASLGYSLEVSPLALADRHRSRVIVHSLPATDRDFEGLIGRAETIPVGGRDLKTLPTIDWLFRLCANRNGLRWLELRRVADLLSLLNHHATWDWPLVLARADTAGLRSSLIFSLVASHRVVGQELPPQVAKEIAREPALDRHAAKLCRQLEAGQSMSPDSAAALRLNLRLQPNWGDRLRYVWRHIRNRFRSPLPVGKNESDDPACIGRFAPTPQRTVDAMLDLAETKAGDVVYDLGCGDGRIVISAAKQFGARGVGIDLDPQRIREATASAAAQQVAATTSFLCADAMRIPLRDATVVCLYLQGFAYPDLRRKLARELSRGTRIVSHTFIFPGWPPEKTKIVSVNPQTISQIYLWRIP
- a CDS encoding tetratricopeptide repeat protein is translated as MEPSDQLDPDALAAYRSLAFTLAAKNDRPAAILAFEAYLALAPHDADALANLAYLLKDERRFAEARALVERALACHPQHAEALIVDGLLHQEVGNLPAAIAAFHQAVATSPTHHAALVYLAAALLLHNRFAEALAAFAEARSHHPNSALIRYNQGLAQLTTGDFAAGWENYEQRAIFGAGWANNIFPAPLWQGDYSLEGRTLLIYSEQGYGDTLQFCRYALLARDAGADVILAVQPPLCGLLGASITDVRVMPIGTTVPPFDLYCPLLSLPRGFRTRLDTIPTPIPYLHAPTARIAEWQIELGRGPNIGFAWSGNPQHHRHQFRTAPPELFATLFATHHGRFFSLQKDARPGEAAALASCPNVVDLGGRLSDFTETAAIVTALDLVITVDTAIAHLAGALGKRVWILLPFAADWRWLADRTDSPWYPTVRLFRQPAPGAWAPVFAEVRRALAEFASPSDHPTSIGEQ